The Mucilaginibacter mallensis genome has a segment encoding these proteins:
- a CDS encoding cysteine hydrolase family protein, whose protein sequence is MEQTQNTALLVIDLQVGILAMLPDSGALIPNTAKAIASAREKKIPVIYVTVGFRPGAPEVSLNNKSFGAGKERFASMDMAEFTKVLPELEPMEGEVTMIKRRVSAFTGNDLEVVLRAQGIQHMVLTGVATSGAILSTVREAADKDYRITVLADCCADGDEEVHRVLTTKVFPRQADVLTVEEWSKL, encoded by the coding sequence ATGGAACAGACACAAAACACTGCTCTTTTAGTAATTGATCTGCAGGTTGGTATACTTGCCATGTTGCCTGATAGCGGAGCGCTTATTCCCAATACCGCTAAGGCAATAGCCAGTGCCCGCGAAAAGAAGATCCCTGTTATTTATGTAACAGTTGGTTTCAGGCCGGGAGCACCCGAAGTTAGTTTAAACAACAAAAGCTTTGGAGCAGGTAAGGAAAGATTTGCAAGCATGGATATGGCCGAATTTACTAAAGTTCTTCCCGAACTGGAGCCAATGGAAGGTGAGGTTACTATGATAAAACGCCGTGTGAGCGCTTTTACAGGTAACGATCTGGAAGTGGTTTTAAGGGCGCAGGGTATTCAGCACATGGTGCTTACCGGTGTTGCTACCAGCGGAGCTATATTATCAACCGTGCGCGAAGCGGCTGATAAAGATTACCGCATTACCGTATTAGCAGATTGCTGTGCTGATGGTGATGAAGAAGTACACAGGGTGCTTACTACCAAAGTTTTCCCACGCCAGGCAGATGTGCTTACCGTGGAAGAATGGAGTAAATTATAA
- a CDS encoding winged helix DNA-binding domain-containing protein, with protein sequence MTEGDILQCRLSSHLITNSKPDSAEKVANWMGAIQAQDYGQAKYAIGCRTNNLKNIDIEKAITDKKIVRTWALRGTLHILAASDIYWILSTVTPVLLSRYQPQFKKLGLADEDFTRIHKCIVQLLQGGKQLTRKELFAGLEQNNITTAGLRGALMLYKAGWLGMICLGPQQGKQDTYTLLEEWLPKPSPITRQEALVKLMQKYFQSHGPATLQDFIAWSGLSITESRAEFEQIRETLTKIEWNDQSYWMTGNYPANNKSSSSIDFLAGFDEYLLGYKDRSLILDAANTGKVILQNGIFKPIIIKNGKVIGTWNRVINKNKLNITIELFDKTDQQTDLSVKIEKYSSFMNLS encoded by the coding sequence ATGACCGAAGGCGATATACTCCAATGCCGTTTAAGCAGCCACCTTATTACCAATAGTAAGCCGGATAGCGCCGAAAAAGTGGCAAATTGGATGGGTGCTATACAGGCCCAGGATTATGGGCAGGCAAAATATGCTATCGGCTGCCGTACAAACAACCTTAAAAACATAGACATTGAAAAGGCAATCACCGATAAAAAAATAGTGCGTACCTGGGCACTGCGCGGCACATTGCATATTCTGGCCGCTTCGGATATATATTGGATATTGTCAACAGTTACGCCCGTATTGCTCTCCCGCTATCAACCACAATTTAAAAAACTGGGCTTGGCTGATGAGGATTTTACAAGGATACATAAGTGCATTGTCCAACTTTTGCAGGGTGGTAAGCAACTTACCCGTAAAGAACTTTTTGCGGGCCTTGAACAAAACAATATAACTACAGCGGGATTACGGGGCGCTTTGATGCTATATAAAGCAGGCTGGCTGGGCATGATTTGCCTGGGGCCACAACAAGGGAAGCAGGACACCTATACTTTACTTGAAGAATGGCTGCCAAAACCATCGCCCATAACAAGGCAAGAAGCGTTGGTAAAACTTATGCAAAAATATTTCCAGAGCCACGGCCCGGCTACATTGCAGGATTTTATTGCATGGAGCGGGTTAAGTATTACGGAAAGTCGCGCGGAATTTGAGCAGATACGCGAAACGCTTACAAAAATTGAATGGAATGACCAATCCTATTGGATGACAGGTAACTACCCTGCCAATAATAAATCATCAAGCAGTATTGATTTTCTGGCCGGTTTTGATGAATACCTGTTAGGCTATAAAGACAGGTCGCTTATACTGGATGCAGCAAATACCGGAAAGGTAATTTTACAGAATGGCATATTTAAACCTATCATAATTAAAAACGGTAAGGTAATAGGCACCTGGAACCGGGTGATCAATAAAAACAAGCTGAATATTACAATAGAGTTGTTTGATAAAACTGATCAGCAAACAGATCTTTCCGTCAAAATTGAAAAATACAGCTCTTTTATGAATCTTTCATAA